One genomic region from Yarrowia lipolytica chromosome 1C, complete sequence encodes:
- a CDS encoding uncharacterized protein (Compare to YALI0C02959g, similar to Saccharomyces cerevisiae GCS1 (YDL226C) and SPS18 (YNL204C); ancestral locus Anc_2.46, similar to uniprot|P35197 Saccharomyces cerevisiae YDL226C ADP-ribosylation factor GTPase-activating protein GCS1), which yields MPNWTVDPANKKRLLALQKDGANKKCFDCDAPNPQWASPKYGIFICLECAGVHRGLGVHISFVRSISMDQFKPDEMERMEKGGNQRAHEFFDKAGMARDTPIKQKYNSVVARNYMNYLTSEIEGTEYVPEKEGATPSVAPSKSRDSSRSGESDLTPQGSNVAFFEGLGAKNASRSADVRPSEGGKYSGFGNTPAPVSSNNRPGATITMDNFQADPLGTLTKGWGLFSKTVSQMSTEVNNQYIKPTVQNIQESEYTKTALEHAQKLGETVQKESKRGLDRFHEFVEGNEGDPQGYSRPGESRNLIQYEDESDEDPFSHLKPKGKSNMTGFGKTADGEDWGEWNEWDDDGVEDEDEDEQVAKVTKDAVPPAAAPSATEAPKAKKPSAKERALAAKAEAEKAAKEAEAKEKTEKVDGAEEKEAEKVEEQDKEPLEEVEPEAEPEMEPKSKKDD from the coding sequence ATGCCCAACTGGACTGTGGATCCTGCCAACAAAAAACGGCTTCTGGCGCTGCAGAAGGACGGTGCCAACAAAAAATGTTTTGACTGTGATGCCCCCAACCCGCAATGGGCCTCCCCCAAGTACGGCATCTTCATCTGCCTGGAGTGCGCCGGAGTGCACAGAGGTCTGGGAGTGCATATCTCGTTTGTGCGATCTATCTCGATGGATCAGTTCAAGCCCGACGAGATGGAGCGGATGGAGAAAGGTGGCAACCAGCGGGCCCACGAGTTTTTCGACAAGGCCGGTATGGCCAGAGATACTCCCATCAAGCAAAAGTACAACTCGGTGGTGGCTCGAAATTACATGAACTACCTAACCAGTGAGATCGAGGGCACCGAGTACGTccccgagaaggagggtgCCACCCCCAGTGTTGCCCCCtccaagtcacgtgactccagtCGATCTGGCGAGTCCGATCTGACTCCCCAGGGCTCTAACGTGGCCTTTTTCGAGGGTCTGGGTGCTAAGAACGCATCTCGATCTGCTGACGTTCGACCTTCGGAGGGCGGCAAGTACTCCGGATTTGGCAACACTCCCGCTCCCGTCTCGTCCAACAACCGACCCGGTGCCACCATCACGATGGACAACTTCCAGGCCGATCCTCTGGGCACTCTGACCAAGGGCTGGGGTCTATTTTCCAAGACCGTCAGCCAGATGTCGACTGAAGTCAACAACCAGTACATTAAGCCTACTGTCCAGAACATCCAGGAGTCCGAGTACACAAAGACTGCTTTGGAGCACGCACAGAAGCTGGGAGAAACCGTTCAGAAGGAGAGTAAACGGGGTCTGGACCGGTTCCACGAGTTCGTGGAGGGCAACGAGGGCGATCCCCAGGGCTACAGCCGACCCGGCGAGTCGCGAAACCTGATCCAGTACGAGGACGAGTCCGATGAGGATCCCTTTTCTCATCTCAAACCCAAGGGTAAATCCAACATGACTGGATTCGGAAAGACTGCCGACGGTGAGGACTGGGGCGAATGGAACGAGTGGGACGACGATGgagtggaggacgaggacgaggacgagcaGGTGGCCAAGGTCACCAAGGACGCTGTTCcccctgctgctgctccttcgGCTACTGAGGCCCCCAAGGCGAAGAAGCCCTCTGCCAAGGAGCGAGCTCTGGCTGCCAAGGctgaggccgagaaggctgccaaggaggctgaggcaAAGGAGAAGACTGAGAAGGTTGATGGAGCCGAGgaaaaggaggctgagaaggtcgaggagcAAGACAAGGAGCCTcttgaggaggttgagcCCGAGGCTGAGCCCGAGATGGAGCCCAAGTCTAAGAAGGATGATTAG
- a CDS encoding uncharacterized protein (Compare to YALI0C02981g, weakly similar to uniprot|P47000 Saccharomyces cerevisiae YJL159w HSP150 member of the PIR1P/HSP150P/PIR3P family P5.2.f4.1), whose translation MQLSTLALLVATAAAQSVVAQIPDGQIQAQSSAEVASPKPAPATAQAPVSQINDGQIQAPKSTAAPAPAPKPETAAAPVSQINDGQIQAPKSTAAPAPAPKETAQAPISQINDGQIQAPKSTAAPAPAPKETAQAPVSQINDGQIQAPKSTAAPAPAPKETAQAPVSQINDGQIQAPKSTAAPAPAPKETAQAPVSQINDGQIQAPKSTAAAPKETALAPVSQIHDGQIQAPNTTIAIKPTAQGVVSQIHDGQIQAPASTGPVAAQANGAITNGVSIAGVVVAVAAILL comes from the coding sequence atGCAGCTCTCTACTCTCGCTCTTCTGGTCGCCACCGCTGCCGCTCAGTCTGTCGTTGCCCAGATCCCCGACGGTCAGATCCAGGCCCAGTCTTCTGCTGAGGTCGCTTCTCCCAAGCCAGCTCCTGCCACCGCCCAGGCCCCCGTCTCTCAGATCAACGACGGCCAGATCCAGGCCCCTAAGTCTAccgctgctcctgctcccgctcCCAAGCCCGAGACTGCCGCTGCCCCCGTCTCCCAGATTAACGACGGTCAGATCCAGGCTCCCAAGTCtactgctgctcctgccccCGCCCCCAAGGAGACTGCCCAGGCTCCCATCTCTCAGATCAACGACGGCCAGATCCAGGCTCCCAAGTCTACCGCTGCTCCTGCCCCCGCCCCCAAGGAGACTGCCCAGGCTCCTGTCTCTCAGATTAACGATGGTCAGATCCAGGCCCCCAAGTCTAccgctgctcctgctcccgccCCCAAGGAAACTGCCCAGGCTCCCGTCTCTCAGATTAACGACGGCCAGATCCAGGCTCCCAAGTCtactgctgctcctgccccCGCCCCCAAGGAGACTGCCCAGGCTCCCGTCTCTCAGATCAACGACGGCCAGATCCAGGCTCCCAAGTCCACTGCCGCTGCCCCCAAGGAGACTGCTCTTGCCCCTGTTTCTCAGATCCACGATGGCCAGATCCAGGCccccaacaccaccatcgCCATCAAGCCCACTGCTCAGGGTGTCGTCTCTCAGATCCACGATGGTCAGATCCAGGCTCCTGCCTCCACTGGCCCCGTCGCTGCCCAGGCTAACGGTGCCATCACCAACGGTGTCTCCATTGCTGGTGTCGTTGTTGCCGTCGCTGCCATTCTCCTCTAA
- a CDS encoding uncharacterized protein (Compare to YALI0C02937g, similar to Saccharomyces cerevisiae YGR106C; ancestral locus Anc_3.450, weakly similar to uniprot|Q8X0S5 Neurospora crassa Conserved hypothetical protein) — protein MHIVHDRHHHHHSHHDNRRMKLNTLIPLVASLVAPALAFSNSSPHVILSSVASLDSSLSNSVQQASSARDFDDLVNHAIVGCPADTYVFVSQPGLHASDLEDAALTPFLHRVVGNAKSSFVSNHVFSDTERQLPQGALMHLEETCGAANVIVDGRTGKFATYVDTKPRIMQVQLDELTNETGEEREAVLKAHDNVLKAVLGRLPSPNYMLIYVSSPGHNQIEEEEEYQFTQQHTREESDEKVKDNLFQKYQFFSPGIFMAIIVSLLLVSVMLFALNWIGSLQISYGAFEKDPELVRQKKQN, from the coding sequence ATGCATATCGTGCATGACcgacaccaccatcaccattCTCATCACGACAATCGCAGAATGAAGCTCAACACTCTGATTCCATTGGTGGCTAGTCTGGTGGCCCCGGCCCTGGCCTTTTCCAACTCGTCTCCCCACGTGATTCTGTCATCGGTGGCATCGCTCGATTCgtctctctccaactccgTGCAGCAGGCCTCGTCTGCTCGAGATTTCGACGATTTGGTCAATCATGCGATTGTGGGTTGTCCTGCCGACACATATGTCTTTGTGTCACAGCCCGGACTGCACGCATCCGACCTTGAGGACGCCGCGCTGACCCCCTTCCTGCATCGAGTTGTGGGCAACGCCAAGTCGTCGTTTGTGTCTAACCACGTGTTCAGCGACACAGAGCGACAGCTTCCTCAGGGCGCCCTCATGCACCTCGAGGAGACTTGCGGAGCTGCTAATGTGATTGTGGACGGCCGCACTGGCAAGTTTGCGACCTACGTCGACACAAAGCCCCGAATTATGCAGGTTcagctggacgagctgaCCAACGAGACCGGAGAGGAGCGAGAGGCCGTTCTCAAGGCCCACGACAACGTGCTCAAGGCCGTTCTCGGCCGTCTGCCTTCGCCAAACTACATGCTAATTTACGTGTCTTCTCCTGGACATAACCAGatcgaggaagaggaggaataCCAGTTCACCCAGCAGCACACCCGGGAGGAGTCCGACGAGAAGGTTAAGGACAACTTGTTCCAGAAGTACCAGTTCTTCTCGCCCGGTATTTTCATGGCCATCATTGtttcgctgctgctggtctcCGTCATGCTCTTTGCTCTCAACTGGATCGGTTCTCTGCAGATTTCCTACGGAGCCTTTGAGAAGGATCCTGAGCTGGTTCgacagaagaagcagaatTAG
- a CDS encoding uncharacterized protein (Truncated form of YALI0C02915g, no similarity) — protein sequence MTLLKEADPELKQQLASDLRAYRLMLTKLKLQKSMNAQEVEKLNAQAGEASQETERLQQTTAELEAQLAEARRIQQQKKQYTDLTSELLRPYKVEVTLTREKEPSAIKEEEKAGVRGEEEEEEETAPMPAVASRSHTPQTEDSPRRHGDEDETEEADNDDDDEDVEMKDEDADNSMDIDDEDEEITVPEYETYNEIINAHLFRTRAEAAQLNQELEQDIADLKVTNSQYEATWQQRRHRFLEIIASLHTFQGDIQTEKAEQERRAAEREEEEKKRQEEDDNADDNDGENGNGDE from the coding sequence ATGACGCTGCTGAAGGAGGCTGATCCGgagctcaaacagcagctGGCTTCGGATTTGCGAGCCTACAGACTCATGCTGACTAAACTCAAGCTGCAAAAGTCCATGAACGCGCAAGAGGTTGAGAAACTGAATGCCCAGGCTGGAGAGGCATCCCAAGAGACTGAGCGGCTTCAACAGACGACGGCTGAGCTGGAGGCACAACTTGCGGAGGCTCGCAGAattcagcagcagaagaaacagTACACAGATCTCACGTCGGAGCTTCTACGGCCATacaaggtggaggtgacGCTGACTAGAGAGAAGGAGCCTAGCGcgatcaaggaggaggagaaggctggtGTGAGGggagaggaagaagaagaggaggagactgCTCCTATGCCGGCAGTTGCTTCGCGGTCTCATACTCCTCAGACAGAGGACTCTCCACGACgtcatggagatgaagacgaaACAGAAGAGGCGGATaatgacgatgacgacgaagatGTGGAAATGAAAGATGAGGATGCAGACAACAGCATGGATATtgacgatgaggacgaggaaaTCACAGTGCCCGAGTACGAGACTTATAACGAAATTATCAACGCACATCTGTTCCGAACAcgagcagaagcagcacAGCTTaaccaggagctggagcaggaCATTGCGGATCTCAAGGTTACCAACAGTCAGTACGAGGCTACGTGGCAGCAGCGCCGGCATCGATTTCTCGAAATCATCGCCTCCCTGCATACTTTCCAGGGCGATATTCAGACAGAGAAGGCTGAGCAGGAACGGCGAGCTGCTGAAcgagaagaggaagagaagaagcgacaggaggaagatgacAACGCTGATGATAATGATGGAGAGAACGGCAACGGTGATGAATGA
- a CDS encoding uncharacterized protein (Compare to YALI0C03025g, similar to uniprot|P46367 Saccharomyces cerevisiae YOR374W Potassium-activated aldehyde dehydrogenase mitochondrial precursor (EC 1.2.1.3) (K(+)-activated acetaldehyde dehydrogenase) (K(+)-ACDH)) has product MSLFSKLTLANGLEVDQPTGLFINGEFVAAKSGKTFETINPTTEEVICSVSEADEEDVNAAVDAAAAAFKTWGFKTAPSARGAALFKLADLIERDLDIIAAIETTDNGKVYAHAKGDVALVVKVIRFYAGYADKIYGDVIHGNDGHFSYTRKEPIGVCGQIIPWNFPLVMWSWKIAPALATGNTVVLKSAESTPLSALYAAKLAQEAGIPAGVLNIVSGYGKVGALMTNHPKIRKVAFTGSTATGKQVLKGAALSNLKKISLELGGKSPNIIFDDANLPNAISWAALGIFFNSGEVCAAASRLYVQEGVYHEVVAALKQRAEALVVGDPFDQQTFQGAQTSKIQFDRVMSFIEAGKAEGATLLTGGCRAKDKGYFIRPTVFTDVKKDMKIVQEEIFGPVVVVTKFKTLEEVIELANDSEYGLAAGVHTQDISRAHYLAENLHAGTVWVNTYNSFHISLPFGGFNQSGFGKEMGKDGLDSYIQTKAVRIMFDQAKLQ; this is encoded by the coding sequence ATGTCTCTTTTCAGCAAACTTACCCTAGCCAACGGCCTTGAGGTCGATCAGCCCACTGGCCTTTTCATTAACGGCGAATTCGTTGCCGCGAAGTCTGGCAAAACGTTTGAAACCATCAACCCTACCACCGAGGAAGTGATTTGTTCCGTTTCTGAGGCAGATGAGGAAGATGTGaatgctgctgttgacgctgctgctgctgctttcAAGACCTGGGGTTTCAAGACTGCTCCCAGTGCTCGAGGTGCGGCTCTATTCAAGCTGGCGGACCTCATTGAGCGAGACCTCGATATCATCGCTGCGATTGAAACGACTGACAACGGTAAGGTGTACGCCCATGCCAAGGGTGATGTTGCTCTGGTTGTCAAGGTCATTCGATTTTATGCAGGATATGCTGACAAGATCTACGGAGACGTTATCCATGGTAACGATGGACACTTTTCCTACACTCGAAAGGAGCCCATTGGAGTTTGTGGACAAATCATTCCCTGGAACTTCCCCTTGGTCATGTGGTCCTGGAAGATTGCTCCTGCTCTGGCTACCGGTAACACTGTGGTTCTCAAGAGTGCCGAGTCTACTCCTCTGTCTGCTCTGTACGCGGCCAAGCTCGCCCAGGAAGCAGGTATTCCCGCAGGCGTGCTCAACATTGTTTCAGGTTACGGAAAGGTCGGCGCTTTGATGACTAACCACCCCAAGATCCGAAAGGTGGCTTTCACAGGCTCGACTGCTACCGGCAAGCAGGTTCTCAAGGGTGCAGCTCTGTCCAACCTGAAGAAGATCtcccttgagcttggaggaAAGTCTCCCAACATCATCTTTGATGATGCCAACCTGCCCAACGCCATCTCCTGGGCTGCTCTTGGTatcttcttcaactctGGAGAAGTCTGTGCTGCTGCCTCTCGTCTCTATGTTCAGGAGGGAGTCTACCACGAAGTcgttgctgctctcaaacagcgAGCTGAGGCATTGGTTGTGGGCGATCCCTTTGACCAGCAGACCTTCCAGGGGGCCCAGACCTCCAAGATTCAGTTCGACCGAGTCATGAGCTTCATTGAGGCCGGAAAGGCCGAGGGAGCTACTCTGCTGACCGGAGGCTGCCGAGCAAAGGACAAGGGCTATTTCATCCGGCCCACTGTCTTCACCGACGTTAAAAAGGACATGAAGATTGTGCAGGAAGAGATCTTTGGCCCCGTTGTCGTTGTGACCAAGTTCAAGACTCTTGAGGAGGTCATTGAGCTTGCCAACGACTCTGAGTACGGCCTGGCTGCGGGTGTGCACACCCAGGACATTTCTCGAGCCCACTATTTGGCAGAGAACCTCCATGCCGGAACTGTGTGGGTTAATACCTACAACTCGTTTCACATCTCGCTTCCTTTTGGAGGTTTCAACCAGAGTGGTTTCGGTAAGGAGATGGGCAAGGACGGACTGGACAGTTATATTCAGACCAAGGCTGTTCGAATCATGTTTGACCAGGCCAAGCTGCagtaa
- a CDS encoding uncharacterized protein (Compare to YALI0C03003g, similar to uniprot|P32573 Saccharomyces cerevisiae YNL202w SPS19 peroxisomal 2 4-dienoyl-CoA reductase singleton, similar to Saccharomyces cerevisiae SPS19 (YNL202W); ancestral locus Anc_2.47), with translation MPNTLSPDWLKKSVFKPDIFKGKVVFVTGGAGTICRVQTEAMILLGADAAIIGRRPEVTQKAADEMAQLRPGAKVIGVGNTDVREVKSLVAAAERTVKELGRIDFVICGAAGNFLSDFNHLSSNAFKSVISIDLLGSYNTVKACFPELRKNKGSILFVSATLHYYGIPFQTHVSAAKAGIDALSNALAVELGPLGIRSNCIAPGAIAGTEGIDRLLPADMREKALSLIPAQRWGQTEDIANGTVYVFSEAASYVSGTTIVVDGAGWHTSNGAANNAVYPQMLIAQGNDTPKL, from the coding sequence ATGCCCAACACACTGTCTCCCGATTGGCTCAAGAAGTCCGTTTTCAAGCCCGACATCTTCAAGGGCAAGGTTGTCTTCGTGACCGGAGGTGCAGGCACCATTTGCCGAGTGCAGACTGAGGCCATGATTCTGCTGGGTGCTGACGCCGCCATCATCGGACGACGACCCGAGGTTACACAGAAGGCCGCCGACGAGATGGCCCAGCTGCGACCCGGCGCCAAGGTCATTGGTGTTGGAAACACCGACGTCCGAGAGGTCAAGTCTCTGGTTGCGGCTGCTGAGCGAAccgtcaaggagctcggCCGAATCGACTTTGTCATCTGTGGTGCTGCCGGCAACTTCCTGTCCGACTTCAACCACCTGTCTTCCAACGCCTTCAAGTCCGTCATCTCCATCGATCTGCTTGGATCCTACAACACCGTCAAGGCCTGTTTCCCCGAGCTGCGAAAGAACAAGGGCTCCATCCTCTTTGTCTCCGCCACTCTCCACTACTACGGTATCCCCTTCCAGACCCACGTCTCTGCCGCCAAGGCCGGTATCGACGCTCTGTCAAACGCCCTGGCCGTCGAGCTCGGACCCCTGGGCATCCGATCCAACTGCATTGCTCCCGGTGCCATTGCCGGAACTGAGGGTATCGACCGACTTCTCCCCGCAGACATGCGAGAGAAGGCTCTGTCTCTGATCCCCGCCCAGCGATGGGGCCAGACCGAGGACATTGCCAACGGTACCGTCTACGTCTTCTCCGAGGCCGCCTCTTACGTCTCCGGAACCACCAtcgttgttgatggtgCCGGATGGCACACCTCCAACGGTGCTGCCAACAACGCCGTTTACCCCCAGATGCTCATTGCCCAGGGTAACGACACCCCCAAGCTCTAA